CCGGGAGCGAAGGGTTCCGGTGTTTGTGGACCCCCGCGGCAGTGACTGGAACCGGTATGGAGGGGCCGCGGTCGCCACGCCGAACCTCGCGGAGCTGGCGGCCGTGTGGGGAGAACCGGTCCCCAACGAAGACGGAGCCATCGCCCGGGTGGGAGAGAGCGTGAGAAAATCCTCCCGGCTGGACTGGCTTTTGGTGACGCGTTCGGCGCAGGGGATGTCCCTCCTGGGCGAGGGAAGCGTGACTCACATCAGCGCGCGCCCGGTGGAGGTTTTCGACGTCAGCGGCGCGGGAGACACCGTCATCGCCTGCCTGGCCGCACTGGTCGCGGCGGGCTTCGGCATGGAGGACGCGACGAGACTGGCCAACGATGCGGCGCAGATTGTGGTGACGCGTTCGGGAACCTGGCCCATCAGTCTGGCCGAGCTGCTGGAGGAGTACGACGCGGTGAAGACCGCTTCTGACGGCGCCGGCGAGGGAACCGCCGCGCAAATCGCGGACAGAAGGACGGCCGCAAAACTCTGCGAGCGGTGGAAACGGGAAGGCTGCCGCGTCGTGTTCACCAACGGCTGCTTCGACGTCCTCCACGCCGGACACGCCGACAGTCTGGAGCGGGCGCGGGCACTGGGCGACCGCCTGATTGTGGGGCTGAACAGCGATCGTTCCGTTCGGGCCCTGAAGGGGGATTCCCGTCCCGTGAACGGGGAGAAAAATCGCGCCCGTCTTTTGGCGGCGCTTCGGGCCGTGGACCTGGTGGTGGTGTTCGACGAGGACACCCCCGCCGAACTGCTCTCCGAGCTGCGCCCCCACGTGCTGGCCAAGGGAGGGGACTACAGAGCCGAGGAGCTGCCCGGCCGCGAGTTTGTCGAAGAGGTCGTCATTCTCCCCATCGTCCCCGGCCTTTCCACCACGGAGATTCTCCGCCGGGGCGGGAATGGCCTCTGAGCAGGGCTGAACGGAACGAAAAACGAAACAGAGGACAAGATGGAGGCATAATTTTTCTATGATTTATGAAGCGCCGACGCGCATGGAAATCAGCCTGGACAATGCCGCTCATAACTGGCATGAAATTGAAAAACTCGTTGGCGACCGGACGATTTATCCGGTCATCAAGAAGGATGCCTATGGACATGGGGCGGTTCGGCTGTCTCGGCTCTATCAAAGCATGGGCTGTAAAAATTTTGCCGTGGCCCGTTTGGAAGAGGCCATCGCGCTGAGAGAGGCGGGAATGGAGGAGTCCATTCTCGTCCTGGGGCAGGTTTCTCCGGATTCTGTCGACGTGGCGCTGCACTATGACGTCACCTGCACATGTGCGGAAATGGCTTACGCGGAGGCGTTGAGCCGTGTGGCCGCCGCGCGCGGAACAAGGGGGAAAATCCACGTCAAAATCGACACTGGCATGGGGCGTCTGGGGTTCAAACCGCAGGAATTTGAAAGTTATGCCGATAAACTTTTTTCCCTTCCCGGTATTGATGTGGAGGGGATTTATACGCACTTCGCGCTTGCCGACGAAGAAGAATCGGATTACACTGATGTCCAGTTCGGGCGTTTTCAGCGGACGCTGGCTTTTTTGGAGCGCCGCGGTCTGACGGTTCGTGTGCGGCATGTCTGCAACAGCGCGGGTATTCTCAGGCATCCCGATAAATATCTGGACGCCGTGCGCCCGGGGATTCTGCTTTATGGCGTCAGCCCTCTGCCCGTGCTGCCCGAAGGGGTTGAGCTGAAACCGATATTTTCCTTCAAAACCGTCGTGGAGTCCATCCATGACACCGAAGCGGGAAGCGGAATCAGTTACGGGCTGCGCTACATCGCGAAAAGAAAGGAACGTACAGCCGTCATTCCCGTGGGGTACGGCGACGGGTGGACGCGAACGCTGTCGCTGAAAACGGAAGTTCTGATTCGGGGGAAACGCTGTCCCGTTCTGGGGACGATCTGTATGGATCACATGATGGTGGACGTTACCGATCTCGATCATACAGAGCTGGGAGACGAGGTCGTTCTTGTGGGAACGCAGGGAGAGGAGAGCATCACGATCGAAGAAATCGCGTCTCTGCGCGGGACCATTCCCTATGAGATTCCTCTGGCCCTGACGGAAAGTGTCCGACGCGTCTATGTTTGACATTTTAAATTTAAGGCTGGTATAATACACTACTCTCTGGAGAAAGATGGGGTGGAGATGTCGGATAAAGTCGTTGCGCAGAATCGAAAAGCCCGGCATGATTACTTCATTCTGGATACCATGGAGTGCGGTATCGTTCTGACGGGGACGGAAATCAAGAGCGTGCGGGCAGGAAACCTCAATTTAAAGGACTCCTACGCTTCCATCGAGAAGGGGGAGTTGTGGCTGCAGGGAATGCATATTTCTCCTTACGAAAAAGGCAGCTACTACAACCACGATCCGGAGCGCGACCGCAAATTGCTGGTCAGCAAACACGAGTTGATCCGTCTCAACGGTCGGGTGCGGGAAAAGGGGTTGACGCTGGTCCCTCTCTCCATCTACATTAAAGAAGGGCGAAGGGCGAAGGTCGAGCTGGCCGTCGCCAAGGGTAAAACCTCTTATGACAAGCGGGATGCCATTGCCGAGCGGGATGCGAAACGGGATATGGCGCGGGCGGTGCGTCACAGAGGCCGCGATGATGATTGAAGCAACTTAAAATGAACAGGGGGCGACAGGTTTCGACAGCGTGTTGGAGGGTCTGGGGGAGCAGGTCGAGTTACGCCCGTAATCCTCGCTAAAAATTCGGGCAAGACGATAAACGTCGACAATAATTACGCTTTAGCGGCTTAAGCCCGCTACGTCGAAGGAAGAGCTGGTCTACCGGTTCTCCGGAGGCGTCAATTCAGGTAGATGCTCTGCTCGTTGTCCGACCCTGCGCGAGTGGAAAAGATCAGGGGTCTTGGAACGCGGAAGGTTGTTCTCTGCCGTGTCGCGGACGACAATTAAACGAGAACTAAGCCTGTAGCGCCGTCATGGCTGGCCCACGTTGGACGGGAGTTCGATTCTCCCCGCCTCCACCAATGAAAACATCGACTTAACAATGGGTTAGGTGGAGTTAGAGTTATAAGAAGGCATTCTCACTGATTCGAGAATGCCTTTCTTTAAGGATGAGCATAATGAAGCAATGAAAAAACTAAAAATTTACATCGACACGTCGGTCATCAGCCACCTGCAACACGAAGACGTGCCGGAGAGAACGAGAGAAACGCTGTTGTTTTGGGAAGAATTGAAAACAGGGAAGTATGAGGTATTTATTTCTGATGTAACGCTTCAGGAAATAGAGAACTGTCATCAGCCAAAGCGGACGGACCTGCTTAACTATCTGGAGGATATTGAGTATGAAGTCTTACCCGAAAATGACAATGTTTGGGCTCTGGCTGAAGCGTATATTGAAAACGGCATTTTGACGCAGAAACGAATCAGCGATTGTATGCACATAGCTTATGCCACGATAAATAAGTGTGATGTGATTGTATCATGGAATTTTAAACATATGTTGCGTCTAAGGACAATCCAGGGAGTCAGAGCGGTAAACGCACGACACGGGTATGTTGAACCAATAGACATAATACAGCCAACAATGATAGGGAGTGAGGAAGATGAAGCCTGAAATCAGTCCGAACTTTACTTTGGATGATATTGATAAAATCCGAGAATATGCAGGAGAGCGATACATGTCTTTGCCTGAAGAAGAATTTCGGGTGGAAATACGCGCAAGCTCCTCACGTATGCAGGAAGAATTAAAAGAGATACGCGCAAAGCGTCTTGCGGAGGCAAAAGAAAAACAGGGGAAAATTGCTTGAACTGAAAAATTGTGTTGTGGAATTTCAAGTACATGGTTCGCCTGAAAACAATTCAGG
The Synergistaceae bacterium DNA segment above includes these coding regions:
- a CDS encoding type II toxin-antitoxin system VapC family toxin, encoding MKKLKIYIDTSVISHLQHEDVPERTRETLLFWEELKTGKYEVFISDVTLQEIENCHQPKRTDLLNYLEDIEYEVLPENDNVWALAEAYIENGILTQKRISDCMHIAYATINKCDVIVSWNFKHMLRLRTIQGVRAVNARHGYVEPIDIIQPTMIGSEEDEA
- a CDS encoding bifunctional heptose 7-phosphate kinase/heptose 1-phosphate adenyltransferase, which translates into the protein MTGNPLEFLRSGRMAKTGVAILGDVVLDRYLTGATSRVSREAPIPVVVCSGETDNLGGAGNVAANLRGLGCRVFLMAGVGNDENALHLRRHLEEKEVEARLFERPFPTLTKTRLLCGGQQVARFDHETTDPVDDRTAAEAVHRLREILDEGKAGAVILSDYGLGFCTASLCRMAIDAARERRVPVFVDPRGSDWNRYGGAAVATPNLAELAAVWGEPVPNEDGAIARVGESVRKSSRLDWLLVTRSAQGMSLLGEGSVTHISARPVEVFDVSGAGDTVIACLAALVAAGFGMEDATRLANDAAQIVVTRSGTWPISLAELLEEYDAVKTASDGAGEGTAAQIADRRTAAKLCERWKREGCRVVFTNGCFDVLHAGHADSLERARALGDRLIVGLNSDRSVRALKGDSRPVNGEKNRARLLAALRAVDLVVVFDEDTPAELLSELRPHVLAKGGDYRAEELPGREFVEEVVILPIVPGLSTTEILRRGGNGL
- the smpB gene encoding SsrA-binding protein SmpB; this translates as MSDKVVAQNRKARHDYFILDTMECGIVLTGTEIKSVRAGNLNLKDSYASIEKGELWLQGMHISPYEKGSYYNHDPERDRKLLVSKHELIRLNGRVREKGLTLVPLSIYIKEGRRAKVELAVAKGKTSYDKRDAIAERDAKRDMARAVRHRGRDDD
- the alr gene encoding alanine racemase; translation: MIYEAPTRMEISLDNAAHNWHEIEKLVGDRTIYPVIKKDAYGHGAVRLSRLYQSMGCKNFAVARLEEAIALREAGMEESILVLGQVSPDSVDVALHYDVTCTCAEMAYAEALSRVAAARGTRGKIHVKIDTGMGRLGFKPQEFESYADKLFSLPGIDVEGIYTHFALADEEESDYTDVQFGRFQRTLAFLERRGLTVRVRHVCNSAGILRHPDKYLDAVRPGILLYGVSPLPVLPEGVELKPIFSFKTVVESIHDTEAGSGISYGLRYIAKRKERTAVIPVGYGDGWTRTLSLKTEVLIRGKRCPVLGTICMDHMMVDVTDLDHTELGDEVVLVGTQGEESITIEEIASLRGTIPYEIPLALTESVRRVYV